A stretch of Arachis hypogaea cultivar Tifrunner chromosome 15, arahy.Tifrunner.gnm2.J5K5, whole genome shotgun sequence DNA encodes these proteins:
- the LOC112749310 gene encoding uncharacterized protein, with translation MARVHCKNLLGFHCVGIEEAVGHRGGIWFLSSIANASCVVIDQIDQCITVKVSVGHNRPWMAVGDFNEIVAPDESTGAYFSSHRASLLATTLDDCELFDLKVTGRRYTWYRAGQAGRDLAKRLDRAIVNEAWMTMFPEGYSEILSRLHSDHCPILVRCHGSPRVKGSRPFRFQAAWATHPSYKHVISKAWNQEFGGVTERLKMVQQAYLDFNSKIFGNIFMRKNKLEYQIDQIQRRLEVTDVLSLRIKEAELREDYNRLLLQEELFWYQKSREQWVKYGDRNTKFFHL, from the exons ATGGCCCGTGTGCATTGCAAAAATTTG ttgggttttcattgtGTTGGTATTGAGGAAGCAGTAGGACACAGGGGTGGCATTTGGTTTCTATCTTCTATTGCTAATGCTTCTTGTGTGGTTATTGATCAAATTGACCAATGTATCACAGTAAAAGTGAGTGTGG GCCATAATAGACCATGGATGGccgttggtgattttaatgagattgtgGCACCAGATGAGAGTACAggtgcttatttttcttctcacagAGCTAGTCTATTAGCTACTACTCTGGATGACTGTGAGCTCTTTGATCTTAAAGTGACTGGTAGGAGATATACTTGGTATAGAGCAGGTCAGGCTGGCAGGGACTTGGCTAAAAGGTTGGATAGAGCTATAGTTAATGAGGCGTGGATGACAATGTTTCCTGAGGGTTATTCTGAAATTCTTAGCAGGCTTCattctgatcattgtcctatttTAGTTCGTTGTCATGGTAGCCCCAGAGTGAAAGGTTCACGTCCATTTAGGTTTCAAGCTGCGTGGGCAACACATCCTTCTTATAAACATGTTATTAGTAAGGCTTGGAATCAAGAGTTTGGAGGCGTTACCGAAAGGCTTAAGATGGTTCAACAGGCTTATTTGGACTTCAACtcaaagatttttggaaatatttttatGCGAAAAAATAAGCTGGAATATCAGATTGATCAGATTCAACGGCGTTTGGAGGTTACCGATGTGTTATCTCTGAGAATTAAAGAAGCTGAACTGAGGGAAGATTACAATAGGCTTTTGTTGCAAGAGGAACTTTTTTGGTACCAGAAATCTAGAGAGCAGTGGGTCAAGTATGGGGATAGAAACACTAAATTCTTTCATCTTTAG